The following are from one region of the Paenibacillus sp. KS-LC4 genome:
- a CDS encoding GDP-mannose 4,6-dehydratase, with product MKALITGITGFAGSHLAEHLLAHQMEVSGTVRKTSSMKHIAHLLPAVKLYECELTNEADVEKMIADVKPDMIFHLAAQSFVPKSWESPLATIYNNIAGQIHLLEAVRKAGLNCKLLLACSSEEYGQVEKQDIPIKETTPLRPLSPYAVSKITQNYLGYQYYRSYGMHIVCMRTFNHTGPRRGEQFVTSNFAKQIVEIERGLKPPVLYVGNLEAKRDFTDVRDVVRAYRLAIEKCEPGEVYNIASGNSRAIREMLQTLVGLSSSTISIQEDPARLRPADVPELIGDFSKFHHRTGWRPEIPFEQTMQDLLSYWRAELS from the coding sequence GTGAAAGCATTGATTACAGGCATAACCGGCTTTGCCGGAAGCCATTTGGCAGAGCATTTGCTGGCGCATCAAATGGAAGTGTCAGGCACCGTTAGGAAAACTAGCAGTATGAAGCATATCGCTCATTTGCTGCCGGCTGTCAAGCTATACGAATGCGAGCTGACTAATGAAGCCGATGTGGAAAAAATGATAGCGGACGTTAAGCCGGACATGATTTTTCATCTAGCAGCGCAAAGCTTCGTGCCAAAGTCATGGGAATCGCCGCTGGCGACGATTTACAACAATATTGCCGGGCAAATTCATTTGCTGGAAGCGGTGCGAAAAGCAGGCCTTAACTGCAAGCTGCTGCTCGCCTGCTCCAGCGAGGAATATGGCCAGGTAGAAAAGCAGGATATTCCGATTAAGGAAACGACGCCGCTGCGGCCGCTTAGTCCTTACGCCGTCAGCAAAATTACGCAAAATTATTTGGGCTACCAATATTATCGCAGCTATGGCATGCATATTGTATGCATGCGTACTTTCAACCATACAGGACCGAGGCGCGGCGAGCAGTTTGTAACCTCCAATTTTGCAAAGCAGATCGTTGAAATCGAGCGGGGATTGAAGCCGCCCGTTCTCTATGTAGGCAATTTGGAGGCGAAGCGTGACTTTACCGATGTGCGCGATGTGGTGCGAGCCTACCGCTTGGCCATTGAAAAATGCGAGCCTGGGGAAGTGTATAATATTGCTTCGGGAAACTCCCGGGCGATTAGGGAGATGTTGCAGACGCTGGTTGGACTTAGCAGCAGCACCATTTCGATTCAGGAGGATCCAGCCAGGCTGCGGCCTGCGGATGTACCGGAGCTGATAGGCGATTTCTCTAAATTTCATCATCGCACAGGCTGGCGTCCGGAAATTCCCTTTGAGCAGACGATGCAGGATTTGCTAAGCTATTGGCGGGCGGAGCTAAGTTAG
- a CDS encoding glycosyltransferase family 2 protein produces MLTSIIIPTYNRLPLLQEAIYSIRSSTPEQYELIIVDNGSTDGTIEYLREQQITFIGLPSNQGFPAACNWGLRLARGDQLLLLNNDVLVAPGWLGKLRQALGSSKQIGIAGPMSNFVSGKQQIEMRGNYVEMAEQLAAEYAGDYEEVSRLVGFCLLFSRELMDQIGLLDERFSPGHYEDDDYCYRARQAGYRLLMAKDTFVFHHGSASFKQEGQEAVERLLARNRMLFTDKWGVDPQQFI; encoded by the coding sequence ATGCTGACCAGTATTATTATTCCGACCTACAACCGTTTGCCGCTGTTGCAGGAAGCGATCTATTCCATTCGCAGCAGTACACCCGAACAGTATGAACTAATCATCGTTGATAATGGCTCAACAGATGGAACGATTGAATATTTGCGTGAGCAGCAAATCACATTCATCGGCCTGCCGAGCAATCAAGGCTTTCCCGCCGCCTGCAATTGGGGGCTGCGGCTGGCTCGCGGTGACCAATTGCTGCTGCTGAACAATGATGTGCTGGTGGCACCTGGTTGGCTGGGCAAGCTGCGGCAGGCTTTAGGCAGCAGCAAGCAGATTGGCATCGCAGGGCCGATGTCCAACTTTGTAAGCGGCAAGCAGCAAATCGAAATGCGCGGCAATTATGTGGAAATGGCGGAGCAGCTTGCCGCAGAGTACGCAGGCGATTATGAGGAGGTCAGCCGATTGGTTGGTTTTTGCCTGTTATTTTCGCGGGAGCTGATGGATCAAATTGGTCTGCTGGATGAGCGTTTCTCGCCAGGACATTATGAGGATGATGACTATTGCTACCGTGCGCGGCAAGCAGGGTACCGACTGCTGATGGCTAAGGATACATTCGTCTTTCATCATGGCAGCGCGAGCTTCAAGCAGGAGGGGCAGGAGGCTGTAGAGCGTTTGCTCGCCCGCAACCGAATGCTGTTCACAGACAAATGGGGCGTGGACCCGCAGCAGTTTATTTAA
- a CDS encoding glycosyltransferase, with protein sequence MRSRSRKSGRAGRRSPRSSQGGIRRRTARSLASRGRRPRRSQARRGGTLQPAIIRGQCAKARNGGLAAGLTARQGPQQADELQQLQRLWQSYGLAAGGTASKSAYLACMKAFIEGYFAATGTPAPNWVLLPTHKTVAAVVMAMNEEESMASMLQQLERLPLHEIVVVVNGSTDTTASKVRESGKAVLIHYAGALGHDVGRAVGARTTISDIVLFVDADIPIAAEQLLPFIEAVAGGTDMVLNNLSSYMGSFSGRDEVMMMKEFVNRSMNRPDLTVNSLTAVPHALSRKAIEAIGAAQLAVPPKAQAIALQSGLKVGTASMVDVIRHNRVRPGNIGMGNHVARLIVGDHLEALEWMMRAGNARLQYTDGVRDRKSAGRGGE encoded by the coding sequence TTGAGAAGCCGCAGTAGAAAAAGCGGTCGTGCGGGGAGAAGAAGCCCGCGCAGCTCACAAGGCGGCATTCGCCGCCGCACAGCCCGGAGTCTTGCGTCCCGCGGGCGCAGACCTCGCAGAAGCCAGGCGAGGCGTGGAGGGACGCTGCAGCCTGCCATTATCCGAGGGCAGTGTGCAAAAGCGCGCAATGGCGGGCTTGCAGCGGGCTTAACGGCGAGGCAGGGGCCTCAGCAAGCCGATGAGCTGCAGCAGTTGCAGCGGCTGTGGCAGAGCTACGGTCTGGCCGCGGGCGGGACAGCTTCCAAATCAGCATATTTAGCCTGTATGAAGGCCTTCATAGAAGGATATTTTGCCGCTACGGGAACACCGGCGCCGAATTGGGTGCTGCTGCCGACGCACAAGACAGTTGCGGCAGTGGTGATGGCGATGAATGAAGAGGAGTCTATGGCTTCCATGCTTCAGCAATTGGAGAGGCTTCCTTTACATGAAATCGTCGTCGTGGTGAACGGCTCAACGGACACGACCGCCAGCAAAGTTCGGGAGAGCGGCAAAGCCGTGCTCATTCATTACGCTGGAGCACTCGGGCATGATGTGGGACGGGCGGTAGGCGCAAGAACAACGATCTCGGATATTGTACTGTTCGTCGATGCGGATATTCCCATTGCTGCTGAGCAGTTGCTGCCTTTTATTGAGGCTGTCGCTGGCGGGACGGATATGGTGCTCAATAATTTATCTTCCTATATGGGGAGTTTTTCAGGAAGAGATGAAGTGATGATGATGAAGGAGTTTGTGAACCGCTCGATGAACCGGCCCGATCTTACCGTTAATTCCTTGACAGCCGTTCCGCATGCGCTCTCGCGTAAAGCGATTGAGGCTATTGGAGCAGCCCAGCTGGCGGTTCCGCCAAAGGCGCAGGCGATTGCGCTCCAATCTGGCCTTAAGGTAGGTACAGCGAGCATGGTGGATGTCATTAGGCATAATCGGGTGCGGCCGGGAAATATAGGCATGGGCAATCATGTGGCGAGGCTCATCGTAGGCGACCATCTGGAAGCACTGGAGTGGATGATGAGAGCGGGAAATGCCCGCCTGCAATATACAGACGGAGTAAGGGATCGCAAAAGTGCTGGCCGAGGAGGGGAATAG
- a CDS encoding GT-D fold domain-containing glycosyltransferase → MKTARRRKTASLPIKRRKRRAVSKRKNRSAKSAKSVKPQAAKGPYVEGYQTGHEEGYNKGYEDGTKQAEGQRADHSHSWESAERAGYEKGLKIGRYEGGDAIIDEQLPEAHVLPDTSVAQVIASGIAALGDRIVHLLTAQQVAERLMEALEQRKPLSVVRLGDGELLTLAQESVLPIEQVRHEGGFLEYAGVKVPDIAARDRLLAAVKRADIVGIPKLRQPNYQRLATAVFQTYGIDFRSKVLTDSLVNYRLYQDGHLPRLMRGRRVLIIGNLAQPLAKVLAESGVAVVGAVAHVQGIHDVDRVMGEIRQHDFELALVSAGIAAVILADAIAVEMGKAALDFGHMANSIVKGEAPIQA, encoded by the coding sequence ATGAAAACGGCGAGAAGACGCAAAACGGCCAGCCTTCCGATTAAGCGGCGGAAGAGACGTGCCGTTTCAAAGAGGAAAAATCGCTCCGCAAAGTCCGCAAAGTCCGTCAAGCCGCAGGCGGCTAAGGGACCGTATGTGGAGGGTTATCAAACCGGTCATGAAGAAGGATACAACAAAGGTTACGAAGATGGAACGAAGCAGGCAGAGGGACAAAGGGCAGACCATTCGCACAGCTGGGAGTCGGCCGAGAGGGCAGGCTACGAGAAAGGGCTGAAAATCGGGCGCTACGAAGGCGGCGACGCCATCATTGATGAGCAATTGCCGGAAGCTCATGTCCTTCCAGATACTTCCGTAGCGCAGGTTATTGCATCAGGCATCGCTGCGCTAGGAGATCGCATCGTCCACCTTTTGACCGCGCAGCAGGTGGCTGAGCGATTGATGGAGGCGCTGGAGCAGCGCAAGCCGCTATCTGTCGTACGGCTTGGCGATGGCGAGCTGTTGACGCTGGCACAGGAAAGTGTGCTGCCAATTGAACAGGTTCGCCACGAGGGCGGTTTTTTAGAGTATGCCGGAGTAAAGGTGCCGGACATTGCCGCCCGCGACCGCTTGCTGGCAGCGGTAAAGCGGGCCGACATTGTCGGCATACCAAAGCTGCGGCAGCCGAACTACCAACGGCTGGCTACGGCTGTTTTTCAAACGTATGGCATTGATTTTCGCAGTAAGGTGCTGACAGATTCGCTCGTCAATTACCGTTTGTATCAGGACGGACATTTGCCTCGCCTAATGAGAGGCCGCAGAGTGCTAATTATTGGGAATTTGGCGCAACCGCTCGCTAAGGTGCTTGCTGAGAGCGGCGTAGCGGTCGTAGGAGCTGTAGCTCACGTTCAGGGGATCCATGATGTGGACCGGGTGATGGGGGAAATTAGACAGCATGATTTTGAACTTGCATTAGTATCAGCGGGTATTGCGGCTGTTATCCTTGCGGATGCGATTGCAGTAGAAATGGGCAAGGCTGCGCTTGATTTTGGCCATATGGCTAATTCAATTGTCAAAGGGGAGGCTCCGATTCAGGCTTAA
- a CDS encoding sugar phosphate nucleotidyltransferase, producing MKAVIMAGGKGTRFWPRSTTAKPKQFLSLTSGEATMLQETYSRFRSCLPEEDVYVVVSRNYLPLVREQLPKLSEEQLIIEPEQRDTAPCIALTASFFQKRGLNDVIVTAPSDQYIPDAAELMEALRAAEQAARDEGVVVTMGIVPTRAETGYGYIEAGEHEDGKYGPVIKTVKAFIEKPTLSRAEELIAIPNMYWNSGIFIWKPSTIAGYMQLYQPDMWRVFELDGEQLEHAYMQLPKLSIDYALIEKLERLYTLPIAFTWDDVGVWTSLERIFGQDSEGNILLGSVYPTATTNSIVYTERQRVLVIGIDNLIVVSTDEGLLICHKTQEQAVKQAIAAMDADREGGKP from the coding sequence ATGAAGGCGGTCATAATGGCGGGAGGAAAAGGGACGCGCTTCTGGCCGAGAAGCACGACGGCAAAGCCGAAGCAGTTCCTTTCCTTAACGTCCGGCGAAGCAACTATGCTGCAGGAAACCTACAGCCGTTTTCGCAGCTGCTTGCCGGAGGAGGATGTATATGTAGTAGTAAGCCGCAACTATTTGCCGCTTGTTCGGGAACAACTGCCTAAGCTTAGCGAGGAGCAGCTCATTATTGAGCCTGAGCAGCGGGATACGGCGCCTTGCATCGCGCTGACGGCGAGTTTTTTTCAGAAACGGGGCTTAAATGATGTGATTGTAACGGCTCCCTCGGATCAGTATATTCCAGATGCTGCCGAGCTGATGGAGGCGCTGCGGGCAGCAGAGCAAGCGGCACGCGATGAAGGCGTTGTAGTAACGATGGGAATTGTGCCGACAAGGGCAGAGACGGGATACGGCTATATTGAAGCGGGTGAGCATGAGGATGGCAAATATGGACCAGTCATTAAGACGGTAAAAGCTTTTATCGAGAAGCCGACGCTCTCGCGGGCGGAGGAGCTGATTGCGATACCGAATATGTACTGGAACAGCGGTATTTTTATATGGAAGCCGTCAACTATTGCAGGCTACATGCAGCTATACCAGCCGGATATGTGGCGTGTTTTTGAGCTTGATGGGGAGCAGTTGGAACATGCGTATATGCAGCTGCCAAAGCTTTCTATTGATTATGCACTGATTGAAAAGCTGGAACGCTTGTACACGCTGCCCATTGCTTTTACATGGGACGATGTTGGCGTGTGGACCTCGCTTGAACGAATATTTGGGCAGGACAGCGAGGGCAATATTTTGCTGGGCAGCGTCTATCCGACGGCAACGACCAACAGTATTGTTTATACGGAGAGGCAGCGGGTGCTTGTCATTGGCATTGATAATCTAATTGTCGTATCCACAGACGAGGGACTATTGATTTGTCATAAAACACAGGAGCAGGCGGTTAAGCAAGCGATAGCCGCGATGGATGCTGATCGGGAGGGAGGCAAGCCGTGA